One region of Paraburkholderia acidiphila genomic DNA includes:
- a CDS encoding efflux RND transporter permease subunit: protein MNISKFFIDRPIFAGVLSVLILLAGVIALFQLPISEYPEVVPPSVVVHAQYPGANPKVIAEAVAAPLEEQINGVENMLYMQSQANSDGNLTLTVTFRLGTDPDKATQLVQNRVNQALPRLPEDVQRLGITTIKSSPTLTMVVHLISPDNRYDMTYLRNYALLNVKDRLSNIQGVGEVQLWGSGDYAMRIWLDPQKVAQRNLTANDVVNAIREQNVQVAAGVIGASPSVPGTPFQLNVNARGRLRTESEFGNIIVKTNPDGGVTYLRDIARIELAASEYGLRSLLDNKPAVALAINQAPGANSLAISDQVRAAMKELKQDMPAGVDYKIVYDPTQFVRSSIEAVVHTLLEAIALVVIVVIVFLQTWRASIIPLIAVPVSIVGTFSLLLAFGFSINALSLFGMVLAIGIVVDDAIVVVENVERNIASGLSARDATYKAMQEVSGPIIAIALTLVAVFVPLAFMSGLTGQFYKQFAMTIAISTVISAFNSLTLSPALSALLLRGHGEKEDWLTRGMNLVLGGFFRRFNRVFHRGSESYGRGVNGVLRHKGAMLGVYVVLIGATVLMARVVPGGFVPAQDKEYLIAFAQLPNGAALDRTENVIRDMSAIALKQPGVESAVAFPGLSVNGFTNSSSAGIVFVTLKPFKERKGKALSAGAIAGALNQQYASIKDSFIAVFPPPPVLGLGTLGGFKMQLEDHGALGYEALNRATQDFVKRASQTPELGPTFTNYQINVPQLNVDLDRTKAKQLGVPVTDVFDTMQVYLGSLYVNDFNRFGRVYQVRVQADAPFRQRADDILQLKTRNAAGEMVPLSSLVTVTPTYGPEMVVRYNGYTAADINGGPAPGYSSGQAQAAAERIAAEVLPRGVKFEWTDLTYQQVLAGNAGVWVFPISVLLVFLVLAALYESLTLPLAVILIVPMSVLCALTGVWLTQGDNNIFTQIGLMVLVGLASKNAILIVEFARELEHDGHTPLSAAIEASRLRLRPILMTSIAFIMGVVPLVLSSGAGSEMRHAMGVAVFFGMLGVTAFGLLLTPVFYVVLRTLAGGKIHVAQKDNARKPQSMVDA from the coding sequence ATGAACATATCGAAATTCTTCATCGACCGGCCGATCTTCGCGGGCGTGCTGTCCGTGCTGATCCTGCTGGCCGGCGTGATCGCGCTGTTCCAGTTGCCGATCTCCGAGTACCCCGAGGTCGTGCCGCCTTCGGTGGTGGTCCACGCGCAGTACCCGGGCGCGAACCCGAAGGTGATTGCCGAAGCCGTGGCCGCGCCGCTGGAAGAGCAGATCAACGGCGTCGAGAACATGCTGTACATGCAGTCGCAGGCCAATAGCGACGGCAATCTCACGCTCACGGTCACGTTCCGCCTCGGCACCGATCCGGACAAGGCCACGCAGCTCGTGCAGAACCGCGTGAACCAGGCGCTGCCGCGCCTGCCTGAAGACGTGCAGCGTCTCGGCATCACGACCATCAAGAGCTCGCCCACGCTCACGATGGTGGTGCACCTGATCTCGCCGGACAACCGCTACGACATGACGTACCTGCGCAATTACGCGCTGCTGAACGTGAAGGACCGCCTCTCGAACATCCAGGGCGTGGGCGAAGTCCAGCTGTGGGGCTCGGGCGACTACGCCATGCGGATCTGGCTCGACCCGCAGAAGGTCGCGCAGCGCAATCTCACCGCGAACGACGTGGTCAACGCGATTCGCGAGCAGAACGTGCAGGTCGCGGCGGGTGTGATCGGCGCTTCGCCTAGCGTGCCCGGCACGCCGTTCCAGTTGAACGTGAACGCGCGCGGCCGTCTGCGCACGGAAAGCGAATTCGGCAACATCATCGTCAAGACGAATCCCGATGGCGGTGTGACCTACCTGCGCGATATCGCGCGTATCGAGCTGGCCGCTTCGGAATATGGTCTGCGCTCGCTGCTCGACAACAAGCCAGCGGTGGCGCTCGCCATCAACCAGGCGCCGGGCGCGAACTCGCTCGCGATCTCGGACCAGGTGCGCGCGGCGATGAAGGAACTCAAGCAGGACATGCCCGCAGGCGTGGACTACAAGATTGTCTACGACCCCACGCAGTTCGTGCGCTCCAGTATCGAAGCGGTGGTGCATACGCTGCTCGAAGCCATCGCGCTCGTGGTGATCGTGGTGATCGTGTTCCTGCAAACGTGGCGTGCCTCGATCATTCCGTTGATCGCGGTGCCGGTGTCGATTGTCGGGACGTTCTCGCTGTTGCTTGCGTTCGGCTTCTCGATCAACGCGCTATCGCTGTTCGGCATGGTGCTCGCCATCGGCATTGTGGTGGACGACGCGATCGTCGTGGTGGAAAACGTGGAGCGTAATATCGCGAGCGGCTTATCCGCGCGCGACGCGACCTACAAGGCCATGCAGGAGGTGAGCGGACCGATCATCGCGATTGCGCTCACGCTGGTGGCCGTGTTCGTGCCGCTCGCGTTCATGAGCGGTCTCACGGGCCAGTTCTACAAGCAGTTCGCGATGACCATCGCCATTTCCACGGTGATCTCGGCGTTCAACTCGCTCACGCTTTCGCCCGCGCTTTCGGCGCTGCTGCTGCGCGGCCACGGCGAGAAGGAAGACTGGCTCACGCGCGGCATGAACCTCGTGCTGGGCGGCTTTTTCCGCCGCTTCAACCGTGTGTTCCATCGCGGCTCGGAAAGCTATGGGCGCGGCGTGAACGGCGTGCTGCGCCACAAGGGCGCGATGCTCGGGGTCTATGTGGTGCTGATCGGCGCAACGGTGCTGATGGCGCGTGTGGTGCCGGGCGGCTTCGTGCCCGCGCAGGACAAGGAGTATCTGATCGCGTTCGCGCAATTGCCTAATGGCGCCGCGCTCGACCGCACCGAGAACGTGATTCGCGACATGAGCGCGATTGCGCTCAAGCAGCCCGGCGTGGAAAGCGCCGTGGCCTTCCCGGGCCTTTCGGTGAACGGCTTCACCAATAGTTCGAGCGCAGGCATTGTGTTCGTCACGCTCAAGCCGTTCAAGGAGCGCAAGGGCAAGGCGTTGTCGGCCGGGGCGATTGCGGGGGCGCTGAACCAGCAGTACGCGAGCATCAAGGACTCGTTCATCGCCGTGTTCCCGCCGCCGCCGGTGCTCGGCCTCGGCACGCTCGGCGGCTTCAAGATGCAGCTGGAGGATCATGGTGCGCTCGGCTATGAGGCGCTCAACCGCGCCACGCAGGACTTCGTCAAGCGCGCGTCGCAAACGCCGGAGCTGGGCCCGACGTTCACGAACTATCAGATCAACGTTCCGCAATTGAACGTCGATCTCGACCGCACGAAGGCGAAGCAACTCGGCGTGCCGGTCACGGACGTGTTCGACACGATGCAGGTCTATCTCGGCTCGCTCTACGTGAACGACTTCAACCGCTTCGGACGCGTGTATCAGGTGCGCGTGCAGGCCGATGCGCCGTTCCGCCAGAGGGCCGACGACATCCTGCAACTGAAGACGCGCAACGCCGCGGGCGAGATGGTGCCGCTTTCGTCGCTCGTCACGGTCACGCCCACGTACGGCCCCGAAATGGTGGTGCGCTACAACGGCTACACCGCTGCCGACATCAACGGCGGCCCCGCGCCCGGTTACTCGTCGGGCCAGGCGCAGGCGGCGGCGGAGCGCATCGCGGCCGAAGTGCTGCCGCGCGGCGTGAAGTTCGAATGGACCGACCTCACGTACCAGCAGGTGCTGGCGGGCAATGCGGGCGTCTGGGTGTTCCCGATTAGCGTGCTGCTCGTGTTCCTCGTGCTGGCCGCGCTGTACGAGAGCCTCACGCTGCCGCTCGCGGTGATCCTGATCGTGCCGATGAGCGTGCTGTGTGCGCTAACGGGGGTGTGGCTCACGCAAGGCGACAACAACATCTTCACGCAGATCGGCTTGATGGTGCTGGTGGGGCTGGCTTCGAAGAACGCCATTCTGATCGTCGAGTTTGCGCGCGAACTGGAGCACGACGGACACACGCCGCTTTCCGCTGCCATCGAGGCGAGCCGTCTGCGTCTGCGACCGATCCTGATGACGTCCATCGCGTTCATCATGGGCGTGGTGCCGCTCGTGCTCTCGAGCGGCGCGGGTTCGGAGATGCGTCATGCGATGGGTGTGGCCGTGTTCTTCGGCATGCTGGGCGTGACCGCGTTCGGCCTGCTTCTCACGCCGGTGTTCTACGTGGTGCTGCGCACGCTCGCGGGCGGCAAGATTCACGTCGCGCAGAAGGACAATGCGCGCAAGCCGCAGTCGATGGTCGACGCGTAA
- a CDS encoding MetQ/NlpA family ABC transporter substrate-binding protein — protein MGRPSSFQRVFASFGQLTAIAVSLAATTLNAHADTPTLKIGIATTPQTPALQEAAREAKAQGVDVKIIEFTDWNTPNAALANKDIDVNYFQHTPFLENAEKQGGYKFVAIAPGTIMKIGLYSKKVKRFEDLKDGATVAIANDPVNGGRGLLLLQRAGLITLKPGVDYRATTLDIVSNPKHLKIVQLEASQLARSLDDVDLAQGYPSFIKLAGTTDPNSALLFDGTENKAFAIQFVVRPESVNDPRIRKFIDIYQHSPAVRKELDKAFGNLYAVAW, from the coding sequence ATGGGGCGCCCTTCTTCTTTTCAGCGCGTTTTTGCGTCGTTCGGCCAGCTGACGGCAATCGCCGTGTCGCTCGCGGCCACTACGCTTAATGCGCATGCCGACACCCCGACGCTCAAAATCGGCATCGCCACCACGCCGCAAACGCCCGCGCTCCAGGAAGCGGCTCGCGAGGCGAAGGCGCAGGGCGTGGACGTGAAGATCATCGAATTCACCGACTGGAACACGCCTAACGCCGCATTGGCCAACAAGGACATCGACGTCAATTACTTCCAGCACACGCCGTTTCTGGAAAACGCCGAAAAGCAGGGCGGTTACAAGTTCGTCGCCATTGCGCCGGGCACGATCATGAAGATCGGCCTGTATTCGAAGAAGGTAAAACGTTTCGAAGACCTGAAGGACGGCGCGACGGTCGCCATTGCGAACGATCCCGTGAACGGCGGGCGCGGCCTGTTGCTGCTGCAGCGCGCGGGTCTCATCACGCTCAAGCCGGGCGTGGACTATCGTGCCACGACGCTCGACATCGTTTCCAACCCCAAGCATTTGAAGATCGTTCAGCTTGAAGCGTCGCAACTCGCACGCTCGCTCGACGACGTGGATCTCGCGCAAGGCTACCCGAGCTTCATCAAGCTTGCGGGCACGACCGATCCGAATAGCGCGCTGCTCTTCGACGGCACGGAAAACAAAGCGTTCGCGATCCAGTTCGTCGTGCGGCCCGAGAGCGTGAACGATCCGCGCATTCGCAAGTTCATCGACATCTACCAGCATTCGCCGGCCGTGCGCAAGGAACTCGACAAGGCCTTCGGCAACCTCTACGCGGTCGCCTGGTAA
- a CDS encoding alpha/beta hydrolase: MDVFKRPTSWISAEEAPLAESPVVLPVTASAKPSTARALLTTDVVIEGYAQQIPLRLYRPEAANGLPVLLYFHGGGFVRGSIEEADAVGRFLAERLPALVVSVGYSLAPKHPFPAAPEDAHRAALWAMTRARAFGGSPKRVIAAGHDAGGQIANVLAFMGRDRGDVKLAAQALFAPMLDPSLTRLGDEARLGSDITASECAACYRAYLPDATQRMHPYAAPLESLRLGGLPPTLIVTAQNDVLHIEAEKYASRLIDAGVRTQVVRYPSVSHADLAAHPAALNEAVRFFQCCFDAGAS, translated from the coding sequence ATGGATGTCTTTAAACGCCCGACGTCTTGGATCTCCGCGGAAGAAGCGCCGCTGGCCGAAAGCCCGGTGGTGCTGCCTGTTACCGCGTCCGCCAAGCCCAGCACGGCGCGCGCGCTGCTCACGACCGACGTCGTGATCGAAGGCTACGCGCAGCAGATTCCGCTGCGGCTGTACCGCCCCGAAGCCGCGAACGGCCTGCCGGTGTTGCTGTATTTCCACGGCGGCGGCTTCGTGCGCGGGTCGATCGAGGAGGCGGACGCCGTTGGGCGCTTTCTCGCAGAACGCTTACCAGCGCTCGTCGTGAGCGTGGGGTATTCGCTTGCGCCGAAGCACCCGTTTCCCGCCGCGCCCGAAGACGCGCATCGTGCGGCGCTGTGGGCGATGACGCGGGCGCGCGCCTTCGGCGGGAGTCCGAAGCGCGTGATCGCGGCGGGCCACGACGCGGGCGGCCAGATCGCCAACGTGCTCGCGTTCATGGGACGCGATCGCGGTGACGTGAAACTCGCGGCGCAGGCCTTGTTCGCGCCGATGCTGGACCCGAGTCTCACGCGTCTTGGCGACGAGGCGCGCCTCGGCTCCGACATCACCGCAAGCGAATGCGCGGCGTGCTATCGCGCGTATCTGCCCGACGCGACGCAGCGCATGCATCCGTACGCGGCGCCACTCGAATCGCTGCGCCTTGGCGGCTTGCCGCCCACGCTCATCGTGACCGCACAGAACGACGTGCTGCACATCGAAGCGGAGAAGTACGCGAGCCGCCTGATCGACGCGGGCGTGCGCACCCAGGTGGTGCGCTACCCGAGCGTCTCCCATGCGGATCTCGCGGCGCATCCGGCCGCGCTCAACGAAGCCGTGCGGTTTTTCCAATGTTGCTTCGACGCGGGCGCGTCATAG
- a CDS encoding efflux transporter outer membrane subunit — MTNESILRHGGNDSPGAGQFARITRIAASVALFAWLAACSVEPTYKVPDAAVPAAYKEAPQQTQSTNPHDVGTWTPAQPADDTHRGEWWTVFGDPALDKLEQQALEANQDLKAAAARVQQARAVTQAARASWFPSIDAGFGPTYERASPASLYFPQSTNVPAQTLWRAQATASYEVDLFGRVSSNVHASQADAQQSEALFLSVQLALQADVAQNYFQLRQFDSDVDLYRRTVALREDALKLVERRFKEGDISALDVAQARNELASARADAVGVARQRAASEHSLAILLGKAPADFTFPETPLAPVVVQVPPGLPSTLLERRPDVAAAERAMAAANARVGLAKSAFFPQLNITGAAGFESATLGDLFMWSSRAFLLGPLAGTALTLPLFDGGRRKANLAQSRAKYEEDVAQYRQQVLVAFREVEDNLSDLRLLDDQIREQNDAVSASQQSAHLSRTQYEEGEVSYLNVIDSERTVLVSQLQASHLQGSQAVATVNLIRALGGGWGDAKPGDGAPPPAPLAAR, encoded by the coding sequence ATGACTAACGAATCTATCTTGCGTCACGGCGGGAATGACTCGCCGGGAGCCGGCCAGTTCGCGCGCATCACGCGAATCGCGGCGAGCGTCGCGCTCTTTGCCTGGCTCGCGGCGTGCTCGGTCGAGCCCACCTACAAGGTGCCCGACGCCGCCGTGCCCGCTGCCTACAAGGAAGCGCCGCAGCAAACGCAAAGCACGAATCCACACGACGTGGGCACGTGGACGCCCGCGCAGCCCGCCGACGACACCCATCGCGGCGAATGGTGGACGGTGTTCGGCGACCCGGCGCTCGACAAGCTCGAACAGCAGGCGCTCGAAGCGAACCAGGACCTCAAGGCGGCCGCCGCGCGCGTGCAGCAGGCGCGCGCCGTGACGCAGGCCGCACGCGCCTCGTGGTTCCCGTCGATCGATGCGGGCTTCGGCCCGACCTACGAGCGTGCTTCGCCGGCTTCGTTGTACTTCCCGCAGAGCACCAACGTGCCCGCGCAAACGCTGTGGCGCGCGCAGGCTACGGCAAGCTACGAGGTCGATCTGTTTGGCCGCGTGAGCTCGAACGTCCACGCCTCGCAGGCGGACGCGCAGCAAAGCGAAGCCTTGTTCCTCTCGGTGCAGCTTGCCTTGCAGGCCGACGTCGCGCAGAACTACTTCCAGCTGCGCCAGTTCGACTCCGATGTCGATCTGTACCGCCGCACGGTGGCGCTGCGCGAGGACGCGCTCAAGCTCGTCGAGCGCCGCTTCAAGGAAGGCGACATCAGTGCGCTCGACGTGGCGCAGGCGCGCAACGAGCTGGCGAGCGCGCGTGCTGACGCGGTTGGCGTCGCGCGTCAGCGCGCGGCCTCGGAGCATAGCCTCGCGATCTTGCTCGGCAAGGCGCCCGCGGACTTCACGTTCCCGGAAACGCCGCTCGCGCCGGTGGTCGTGCAGGTGCCGCCGGGCCTGCCTTCCACGCTGCTCGAGCGCCGCCCCGACGTGGCGGCGGCCGAGCGCGCCATGGCGGCCGCGAACGCACGCGTGGGTCTCGCGAAGTCGGCATTCTTCCCGCAGCTCAACATCACGGGGGCAGCGGGTTTCGAGTCGGCCACGCTCGGCGATCTGTTCATGTGGTCGAGCCGCGCGTTCCTGCTTGGGCCGCTTGCCGGTACGGCGCTCACGCTGCCGCTTTTCGACGGCGGCCGGCGCAAGGCGAATCTCGCACAGTCGCGCGCGAAGTACGAGGAAGACGTCGCGCAATACCGCCAGCAGGTGCTCGTGGCGTTCCGCGAGGTGGAGGACAATCTCTCCGACCTGCGCCTGCTCGACGACCAGATCCGCGAGCAGAACGACGCGGTGAGCGCTTCGCAGCAATCGGCGCACCTTTCGCGCACGCAGTACGAGGAAGGCGAGGTGAGCTATCTGAACGTGATCGACAGCGAACGGACGGTGCTCGTGTCGCAATTGCAGGCGAGCCACTTGCAGGGCTCGCAGGCCGTGGCGACCGTGAACCTGATCCGCGCGCTGGGCGGCGGCTGGGGCGATGCGAAGCCCGGCGATGGCGCGCCGCCGCCCGCGCCGCTTGCGGCGCGTTAA
- a CDS encoding LysR family transcriptional regulator, with product MDRLQAMQVFTRVVDTNSFTRAAETLDMPRASVTTIIQNLEAFLGVRLMHRTTRRLSLTPDGAAYYERCVRILADVEETETTFQDRNRKPHGKLRIDMPGSIGRLIVIPSLCEFHGRYPDIDLQLGLSDRPVDLLQEGVDCVVRVGALQDSSLVARRIGIFEGVSCAAPSYLERHGTPQTLEELAEHRAVNYFSSRTGRVMDWAFLVDGKEVEVKLKSMVSVNDADAYVTCGIEGFGLIQGPRYMVLPHLKSGALVEVLPDYKPLPMPISAVYPHSRHLSPKVRVFVDWIAEVFDRCPLLSGRASLDKACTMRTLEERENAPALETPVISEWAA from the coding sequence ATGGACCGCCTTCAGGCCATGCAGGTGTTCACCCGCGTCGTCGATACCAACAGCTTCACGCGCGCAGCCGAAACGCTCGACATGCCGCGCGCCTCGGTCACGACGATCATTCAGAATCTCGAAGCATTTCTCGGCGTGCGCCTCATGCACCGCACCACGCGCCGCCTTTCGCTCACGCCCGACGGCGCCGCGTACTACGAGCGCTGCGTGCGTATTCTCGCGGACGTCGAGGAAACGGAAACCACATTCCAGGACCGCAACCGCAAGCCGCACGGCAAGCTGCGCATCGACATGCCCGGCTCGATCGGGCGGCTAATCGTGATTCCGTCGCTGTGCGAGTTCCACGGGCGCTATCCGGACATCGACCTGCAACTCGGGCTCTCCGACCGTCCTGTCGACTTGCTGCAGGAAGGCGTGGATTGCGTGGTGCGCGTGGGCGCGCTGCAGGATTCGTCGCTGGTCGCGCGGCGCATCGGCATTTTCGAAGGCGTCTCGTGCGCGGCGCCCTCGTACCTGGAGCGCCATGGCACGCCGCAAACGCTCGAGGAACTGGCCGAGCATCGTGCCGTGAACTATTTTTCGTCGCGCACCGGGCGCGTGATGGACTGGGCGTTCCTCGTCGACGGCAAGGAAGTCGAGGTCAAGCTCAAGAGCATGGTCTCGGTGAACGACGCGGATGCTTACGTGACCTGCGGCATCGAAGGCTTCGGCTTGATTCAGGGGCCGCGCTACATGGTGCTGCCGCACCTGAAGTCGGGAGCGCTCGTCGAAGTCCTGCCCGATTACAAGCCGCTGCCGATGCCGATTTCGGCCGTGTACCCGCACAGCCGCCATCTGTCACCCAAAGTGCGCGTGTTCGTCGACTGGATCGCGGAAGTGTTCGACCGCTGCCCGCTGCTCTCCGGCCGCGCCTCGCTCGACAAGGCCTGCACGATGCGCACGCTCGAAGAGCGCGAAAACGCGCCGGCGCTCGAAACGCCGGTCATCTCGGAGTGGGCCGCTTAG
- a CDS encoding methionine ABC transporter ATP-binding protein, translating into MMKWFGAARFIESGPAAGETARDADASQPAVVFENVGKTYAAGAHAALAGVGLQVARGEVFGIIGRSGAGKSTLLRLVNGLEKPTSGSVRVNGVDVGALDERALVALRRRIGMVFQHFNLLSAKTVHDNIALPLKIAGVPKAAIEARVNTLLELVGLSERRDAWPARLSGGQKQRVGIARALVHEPDILLCDEATSALDPETTRAILALLRDINRRLGVTIVLITHEMEVIRDVCDTVAVIERGEVVEQGPVWRVFGDPQHEATRALLHTPGHELPDDLAARIHDSPRAGAHALFDVRFTGEAAQEPDLATLAQTFGSQGVRFVHGGIERIQGRAQGRLIVSAPARNAAEAATLAERARGHASRVEVLGYV; encoded by the coding sequence ATGATGAAATGGTTCGGGGCAGCGCGCTTCATCGAATCAGGGCCGGCGGCAGGAGAGACGGCGCGCGACGCCGATGCGTCACAGCCCGCCGTGGTGTTCGAAAACGTCGGCAAGACCTATGCGGCCGGCGCGCATGCGGCGCTCGCGGGCGTCGGCTTACAGGTGGCGCGCGGCGAGGTGTTCGGCATCATCGGGCGCAGTGGCGCGGGCAAGTCCACGCTGCTGCGGCTTGTCAACGGGCTCGAAAAGCCCACGAGCGGCAGCGTGCGCGTGAACGGTGTGGACGTGGGCGCGCTCGACGAGCGGGCACTCGTCGCGCTGCGACGGCGCATCGGCATGGTGTTTCAGCACTTCAACCTGCTTTCCGCCAAGACCGTGCACGACAACATCGCGCTGCCGCTGAAAATCGCGGGTGTGCCGAAGGCGGCCATCGAGGCGCGCGTGAACACGCTGCTCGAACTCGTCGGGTTGAGCGAGCGCCGCGATGCGTGGCCCGCGCGCCTTTCCGGCGGGCAGAAGCAGCGCGTGGGGATTGCACGCGCGCTCGTGCACGAGCCCGATATCCTGTTGTGCGATGAGGCGACTTCGGCGCTCGACCCGGAAACCACGCGCGCCATTCTCGCGCTGCTGCGCGACATCAACCGTCGCCTTGGCGTCACCATCGTGCTCATCACGCATGAGATGGAGGTGATACGCGACGTGTGCGATACGGTCGCGGTGATCGAGCGCGGCGAGGTGGTCGAGCAGGGACCGGTATGGCGCGTGTTCGGCGATCCTCAGCACGAAGCGACGCGTGCGCTCTTGCACACGCCCGGCCACGAACTGCCCGACGATTTGGCGGCGCGCATTCACGACTCGCCGCGAGCGGGCGCGCATGCGCTCTTCGACGTGCGCTTCACGGGGGAAGCGGCGCAGGAGCCCGACCTCGCCACGCTCGCGCAGACGTTCGGCTCGCAGGGCGTGCGCTTCGTGCATGGCGGCATCGAGCGGATTCAGGGGCGCGCGCAAGGGCGCTTGATCGTCTCCGCGCCGGCGCGAAACGCTGCCGAGGCCGCGACACTCGCCGAGCGGGCGCGTGGCCATGCAAGCCGCGTGGAGGTGCTGGGTTATGTCTGA
- a CDS encoding efflux RND transporter periplasmic adaptor subunit, with translation MSLFSQSRTRIALAVFGVLVVAGLGTFGAIRLDSHPAVAAEAPPAPEVDVAAVLNRTITDWQTYSGRMAAVEKVEIRPQVSGTIVSVNFRDGALVKQGETLFVIDPRPYQAAVDQAAAQLAAAQARTGYAQSDWERAQRLIGDNAIAKRDYDEKQNASREANANLKAAQAALEAAQINLGYTRIVAPVAGRVSRAEITVGNVVSAGAAAAPLTTLVSVSPIYAEFDADEQTYLDYISRMKDGSKVPVELGLANESGYSRTGTIESVDNRLDTTSGTIRVRARFDNADGALVPGLYARIKVGGSAPHPALLVDDAAIGTDQDKKFVYVVDNSGKIAYRTVQTGGQQGNLRVILDGLKAGDHVVVNGTQRVRPGIVVRSHMVPMNGDPDADSANTAATPGAKAAKTS, from the coding sequence ATGTCACTCTTTTCGCAATCCCGAACCCGTATCGCGCTGGCGGTCTTCGGCGTGCTCGTGGTCGCGGGCCTGGGCACCTTCGGGGCAATCCGCCTCGACTCGCATCCCGCCGTTGCAGCGGAAGCCCCGCCCGCGCCCGAGGTCGATGTCGCAGCCGTGCTCAATCGCACCATCACCGACTGGCAGACCTATTCGGGCCGCATGGCCGCCGTCGAAAAAGTGGAGATACGTCCGCAGGTTTCGGGCACGATCGTCTCGGTGAACTTCCGTGACGGCGCGCTCGTGAAGCAGGGCGAAACGCTGTTCGTGATCGACCCGCGCCCGTACCAGGCGGCTGTCGATCAGGCCGCCGCGCAGCTTGCCGCCGCACAGGCGCGCACGGGCTACGCACAAAGCGACTGGGAGCGTGCGCAGCGGCTGATTGGCGACAACGCCATTGCGAAGCGCGATTACGACGAGAAACAGAACGCCTCGCGTGAAGCGAACGCGAATCTCAAGGCCGCACAGGCCGCGCTCGAAGCCGCGCAGATCAACCTCGGCTACACGCGCATCGTCGCGCCGGTTGCGGGTCGCGTCTCGCGTGCCGAGATCACGGTCGGCAACGTCGTTTCGGCGGGAGCCGCCGCCGCGCCGCTCACGACGCTCGTCTCGGTTTCGCCCATCTACGCCGAATTCGACGCCGACGAGCAGACCTATCTCGACTACATCAGCCGCATGAAGGATGGCTCGAAGGTGCCGGTCGAACTGGGTCTCGCGAACGAATCGGGTTATTCGCGTACCGGCACGATCGAGTCTGTGGATAACCGTCTCGACACCACGTCGGGCACGATCCGGGTGCGCGCGCGCTTCGACAACGCCGACGGCGCGCTGGTGCCGGGGCTGTACGCGCGTATCAAGGTGGGCGGCAGCGCTCCGCACCCCGCGCTGCTCGTGGACGACGCCGCCATCGGCACGGACCAGGACAAGAAGTTTGTCTACGTCGTGGATAACAGCGGCAAGATCGCGTACCGCACCGTGCAAACGGGCGGCCAGCAGGGCAACCTGCGCGTGATTCTGGACGGCCTGAAGGCGGGCGACCACGTGGTGGTGAACGGTACGCAGCGCGTGCGCCCGGGCATTGTCGTGCGCTCGCACATGGTGCCGATGAACGGCGACCCCGACGCCGATTCGGCCAATACGGCAGCGACCCCCGGCGCGAAGGCAGCGAAGACGTCCTGA
- a CDS encoding methionine ABC transporter permease yields MSDIWITELLEGIRDTLLMVGVSAIFALLIGIPIALLLVTTARGGILERPALNSALGALVNAFRSTPFIILLVALLPLTRFLVGTTIGVWAAVVPLSIAAIPFFARVAEVSLREVDRGLIEAAQAMGAQRRHIVWHVLLPEALPGMVGGFTITVVAMIGSSAMAGAVGAGGLGDLAIRYGYQRFDTTVMVTVIVMLIAIVAAVQFTGDVMVRRLLRRT; encoded by the coding sequence ATGTCTGACATCTGGATCACCGAACTCCTCGAAGGCATACGCGACACGTTGCTGATGGTCGGCGTATCGGCGATATTCGCACTCCTGATTGGTATTCCCATCGCACTGTTGCTCGTCACGACCGCGCGCGGCGGCATTCTGGAGCGGCCCGCGCTCAACTCCGCGCTGGGCGCGCTCGTCAACGCGTTCCGCTCCACGCCCTTCATTATCTTGCTGGTTGCGTTGCTGCCGCTTACGCGCTTCCTCGTCGGCACGACGATCGGCGTGTGGGCCGCCGTGGTGCCGCTCTCCATTGCGGCCATTCCGTTCTTCGCGCGCGTGGCCGAAGTCAGCCTGCGCGAAGTCGATCGCGGCCTGATCGAGGCGGCTCAGGCCATGGGCGCGCAGCGCCGCCATATCGTGTGGCATGTGCTGCTGCCCGAGGCGCTGCCCGGCATGGTCGGCGGCTTCACGATCACTGTGGTGGCGATGATCGGCTCCTCGGCGATGGCGGGCGCCGTCGGCGCGGGTGGCCTCGGCGATCTCGCGATACGCTACGGCTATCAACGCTTCGATACGACGGTCATGGTCACTGTCATCGTGATGCTGATCGCGATTGTTGCGGCCGTACAGTTCACAGGTGACGTGATGGTGCGGCGCCTGTTGCGGCGAACCTGA